From a region of the Labrus mixtus chromosome 5, fLabMix1.1, whole genome shotgun sequence genome:
- the tti2 gene encoding TELO2-interacting protein 2 encodes MQLSSLLDELHLSSSKKPLPSPTLPPITELLTRLQEKLIGASSDSENNTLIGRVERLFQIADPDWLFPEASQANQDAQREDAQREDLQAAYSSLVCALIGCAALPLCEDDCSSLPASAYRSIPCRAEPVCAALSAFLGTLGNTGGLDVLLLAVAPSICVFAVTHFQDQAWTSSSSRKAAQRLQEALLRAGRWRDSPHLLMGDVSQGEEEGEKKKKSRGIVGGILDVLQPQLAKDSWHRCEAVKLVFAWTLLQVTRPALSPHLPRLLPPSLLFNDHFRQENCILGVRCLHHVVLNTPAADLRQFNRAEVIYQALFKHLYTTEADVIQPALSCLSDLLLVLEKPPSSLAPSLSPRKPCRHDDVLRLVLTHMEAEHKVALRRVYASALPPFIDRMGMAVCRHLKRLERVVLGYLEVRDPPEETSRLKILEALQKTIRTAWPRIAGRVTLLLRCLLKLLLDVSSDSQLSDSVRQELMNQTTRCIKQLDGVSQGNLQPLLLQVDSSCCSSDVLSYLTKITTTTDR; translated from the exons ATGCAGCTTTCATCTTTACTTGATGAacttcatctctcctcctcaaagaagcccctcccctctcccactCTTCctccaatcacagagctcctGACTCGGCTGCAGGAGAAGCTGATTGGTGCATCATCAGACTCTGAAAATAACACGTTGATTGGTCGGGTTGAGCGTCTCTTCCAGATCGCTGACCCTGATTGGCTGTTCCCCGAAGCCTCACAGGCCAATCAGGATGCTCAGCGTGAGGATGCTCAGCGTGAGGATCTTCAGGCGGCGTACAGCTCTCTTGTctgcgctctgattggctgtgccGCTCTGCCGCTCTGTGAAGACGACTGCAGCTCTCTGCCGGCCTCAGCCTATCGGAGCATCCCGTGCAGAGCAGAACCGGTATGCGCCGCCCTCTCCGCGTTTCTGGGTACTCTGGGAAATACCGGAGGTCTGGATGTTCTGCTGCTGGCTGTAGCTCCgtccatctgtgtgtttgctgtcaCACATTTCCAG GATCAGGCGTGGACCAGCTCCTCCTCCCGAAAGGCGGCTCAGAGACTGCAGGAGGCGCTGCTGAGGGCAGGTCGCTGGAGGGACTCCCCCCACCTCCTGATGGGGGACGTGAGTCAGggtgaggaggaaggggagaagaagaagaagagcagaggaaTAGTGGGAGGAATCCTGGACGTCCTGCAGCCTCAGCTGGCCAA gGACTCGTGGCATCGCTGTGAAGCAGTGAAACTGGTGTTTGCATGGACTCTCCTGCAG gtGACTCGACCCGCTCTCTCCCCTCACCTGCCCCGCCTCCtcccaccctccctcctcttcaacGACCACTTCAGACAAGAGaactgcattctgggagttcgCTGTCTGCACCATGTCGTGCTCAACAcg CCGGCTGCAGATCTCCGTCAGTTCAACAGAGCAGAAGTTATCTACCAGGCTTTGTTCAAACACCTGTACACCACGGAGGCTGATGtcatacag cccgCCCTGTCGTGTTTGTCGGACCTGTTGTTGGTTTTGGAGaagcccccctcctctctcgccCCGTCATTGTCCCCCAGAAAGCCCTGTCGCCATGACGACGTGCTGCGCCTGGTCCTGACCCACATGGAAGCAGAGCACAAAGTGGCCCTAAGACGCGTCTACGCCTCTGCTCTGCCTCCGTTCATAGACAG GATGGGCATGGCGGTTTGCAGACACCTGAAGCGGCTAGAGCGGGTGGTGCTGGGATACCTGGAGGTCAGAGATCCACCTGAAGAGACGAGTCGACTGAAGATCCTGGAGGCGCTGCAGAAAACCATCAGAACAGCCTGGCCACg gaTTGCGGGCCGTGTCACCTTGCTGCTGCGTTGCCTGTTGAAGTTGCTGCTCGATGTTTCTTCAGACTCTCAGCTCAGTGATTCAGTTCGTCAGGAGCTGATGAATCAAACGACTCGTTGTATCAAACAGCTGGACGGTGTCTCCCAGGGAAACctacag cctctcctcctgcaggtcgacagcagctgctgcagctccgaCGTCCTCAGTTACCTCACAAAAATAACTACAACAACAGACAGGTGA